The Hemiscyllium ocellatum isolate sHemOce1 chromosome 14, sHemOce1.pat.X.cur, whole genome shotgun sequence genome includes a region encoding these proteins:
- the LOC132822302 gene encoding dual specificity protein phosphatase 7-like isoform X1, with protein MKNQLFCTTSAMAMNKSVDWLQEQLESGEASLLLLDCRSHELYESSHIESAINVVIPGLMLRRLKKGNLPIKSLIPNNEDKEKFVKRCRTDTVILYDEGTIDWHENGASSVLGLLLQKLRDDGCKAYYLEGGFNKFQTEYLEHCETNLDCSCPSSSPPVSVLGLGGLRISSDCSDGESDADREPNSATESEGSPLPNNQPAFPVQILPYLYLGCAKDSTNLDVLGKYGIKYILNVTPNLPNMFENDGQFKYKQIPISDHWSQNLSQFFPEAISFIDEARSKKCGILVHCLAGISRSVTVTVAYLMQKLNLSLNDAYDFVKRKKSNISPNFNFMGQLLDFERTLGLTSPCDNRAPKEQMYFTTPTNHNVFQLESLEST; from the exons ATGAAAAATCAGCTTTTCTGTACTACCTCGGCCATGGCGATGAACAAGAGTGTCGACTGGCTCCAGGAGCAACTGGAATCCGGGGAGGCGAGTCTGCTGCTGCTTGACTGCCGCTCTCACGAGCTGTACGAGTCCTCGCACATCGAGTCGGCCATCAATGTGGTCATCCCGGGGCTGATGCTCAGGAGGCTCAAGAAGGGCAACCTGCCCATCAAGTCGCTGATCCCTAACAACGAGGACAAGGAGAAATTCGTCAAACGGTGCAGGACTGATACCGTCATCCTGTACGATGAGGGCACGATTGATTGGCACGAAAACGGTGCGAGTTCTGTCCTGGGCTTGTTATTACAGAAATTAAGAGACGATGGCTGCAAGGCTTATTACCTAGAGG GGGGCTTTAATAAGTTTCAGACTGAATATCTAGAACATTGCGAGACCAACCTGGATTGTTCCTGCCCCAGCAGTTCGCCTCCCGTCTCGGTGCTTGGTCTGGGAGGACTTCGAATAAGTTCCGACTGCTCTGACGGGGAGTCTGACGCCGACCGAGAACCCAACAGCGCGACCGAGTCCGAAGGCAGTCCCTTGCCAAATAATCAGCCAGCTTTCCCCGTCCAAATTTTACCGTATTTGTACCTCGGGTGTGCCAAAGATTCGACCAACCTGGATGTCCTGGGAAAGTATGGTATCAAATACATTCTGAATGTAACCCCTAACCTTCCCAACATGTTTGAAAATGACGGGCAGTTTAAGTACAAGCAGATTCCAATCTCAGACCACTGGAGCCAGAATCTTTCTCAGTTCTTCCCAGAAGCAATTTCTTTCATAG ATGAAGCCAGATCCAAGAAGTGTGGAATCCTAGTTCATTGCTTAGCTGGGATTAGCAGGTCAGTCACTGTGACTGTTGCATATCTAATGCAGAAATTGAACCTATCCCTGAATGACgcttatgattttgtaaaaagGAAAAAATCCAACATCTCTCCGAACTTCAACTTCATGGGGCAGCTTTTAGACTTTGAAAGGACTCTAGGACTTACCAGTCCTTGTGACAACAGGGCACCTAAAGAGCAGATGTATTTCACCACTCCTACCAACCACAACGTTTTCCAGCTGGAATCTCTCGAGTCAACATGA
- the LOC132822302 gene encoding dual specificity protein phosphatase 7-like isoform X2, whose protein sequence is MKNQLFCTTSAMAMNKSVDWLQEQLESGEASLLLLDCRSHELYESSHIESAINVVIPGLMLRRLKKGNLPIKSLIPNNEDKEKFVKRCRTDTVILYDEGTIDWHENGASSVLGLLLQKLRDDGCKAYYLEGGFNKFQTEYLEHCETNLDCSCPSSSPPVSVLGLGGLRISSDCSDGESDADREPNSATESEGSPLPNNQPAFPVQILPYLYLGCAKDSTNLDVLGKYGIKYILNVTPNLPNMFENDGQFKYKQIPISDHWSQNLSQFFPEAISFIDR, encoded by the exons ATGAAAAATCAGCTTTTCTGTACTACCTCGGCCATGGCGATGAACAAGAGTGTCGACTGGCTCCAGGAGCAACTGGAATCCGGGGAGGCGAGTCTGCTGCTGCTTGACTGCCGCTCTCACGAGCTGTACGAGTCCTCGCACATCGAGTCGGCCATCAATGTGGTCATCCCGGGGCTGATGCTCAGGAGGCTCAAGAAGGGCAACCTGCCCATCAAGTCGCTGATCCCTAACAACGAGGACAAGGAGAAATTCGTCAAACGGTGCAGGACTGATACCGTCATCCTGTACGATGAGGGCACGATTGATTGGCACGAAAACGGTGCGAGTTCTGTCCTGGGCTTGTTATTACAGAAATTAAGAGACGATGGCTGCAAGGCTTATTACCTAGAGG GGGGCTTTAATAAGTTTCAGACTGAATATCTAGAACATTGCGAGACCAACCTGGATTGTTCCTGCCCCAGCAGTTCGCCTCCCGTCTCGGTGCTTGGTCTGGGAGGACTTCGAATAAGTTCCGACTGCTCTGACGGGGAGTCTGACGCCGACCGAGAACCCAACAGCGCGACCGAGTCCGAAGGCAGTCCCTTGCCAAATAATCAGCCAGCTTTCCCCGTCCAAATTTTACCGTATTTGTACCTCGGGTGTGCCAAAGATTCGACCAACCTGGATGTCCTGGGAAAGTATGGTATCAAATACATTCTGAATGTAACCCCTAACCTTCCCAACATGTTTGAAAATGACGGGCAGTTTAAGTACAAGCAGATTCCAATCTCAGACCACTGGAGCCAGAATCTTTCTCAGTTCTTCCCAGAAGCAATTTCTTTCATAG ATAGATGA